One Arachis duranensis cultivar V14167 unplaced genomic scaffold, aradu.V14167.gnm2.J7QH unplaced_Scaffold_232525, whole genome shotgun sequence DNA segment encodes these proteins:
- the LOC107461992 gene encoding uncharacterized protein LOC107461992, translating into MEFQSPPISKLYLLLCLSFILLLSSFHAHASGYNFRFCAEDANYPVKISRLEITPNPIVRARRAKFKIFAASDHVICGGKWVIKVSYMGLIVHKKMYDLCEAMSCPVDATKFTLSRTQRMPLFAPQGIYTVEISLRNRINEPFTCITFNLKIVSTFLGSSL; encoded by the exons ATGGAGTTTCAGTCTCCTCCAATTTCAAAGCTCtaccttcttttatgcttatctTTCATcctcttactttcttcttttcacGCTCATGCTAGTGGTTACAACTTCAGATTCtgtg CTGAAGATGCAAACTATCCTGTAAAGATCTCTAGACTTGAAATAACACCAAATCCTATTGTGCGTGCAAGACGGGCTAAGTTTAAGATCTTCGCTGCTTctg ATCATGTTATCTGTGGTGGGAAGTGGGTAATAAAAGTTTCATATATGGGACTTATTGTCCATAAGAAAATGTATGATCTTTGTGAGGCAATGTCCTGTCCTGTTGATGCTACCAAATTTACTCTTTCTCGCACCCAAAGGATGCCCTTATTTGCTCCACAG GGCATCTACACCGTCGAGATATCATTAAGGAACAGAATAAATGAGCCATTCACTTGTATCACCTTTAATTTGAAAATCGTTTCTACATTTTTGGGATCTAGTCTCTGA